A single region of the Epinephelus moara isolate mb chromosome 16, YSFRI_EMoa_1.0, whole genome shotgun sequence genome encodes:
- the LOC126403471 gene encoding claudin-34-like: protein MPYLAHTAHSQLGALWMGCVGWTLIAVALGLIQWRVWLVSDREVISSGVAWVGLWRACFNSHHTVTPGFVVMHCRYMSLTEAFTPPEIAAGQVLMFLSLIVGLCGNAGGVYAMRNVYFGMAKDSPTRLAFVTTGVLCLIAAVMSLVPLLWNLSSVVTNQTIKFPPKFKMPQTPDSQHVGCGIGVGMVGAVLMVVSGVIFCMYRLPVRSQHLDGSQPGTDGGGAQGKHNPAFADGGGAQGKHNPAFDSHESL, encoded by the coding sequence ATGCCCTACCTGGCTCACACCGCCCACTCCCAGCTCGGCGCCCTCTGGATGGGCTGCGTCGGCTGGACACTCATCGCCGTGGCTCTGGGGCTCATCCAGTGGAGGGTCTGGCTGGTGTCCGACAGGGAGGTCATCAGCTCCGGAGTGGCGTGGGTGGGCTTGTGGCGGGCCTGCTTCAACAGCCACCACACGGTGACCCCCGGCTTCGTGGTCATGCACTGCAGGTACATGAGCCTGACCGAGGCCTTCACGCCGCCGGAGATCGCAGCAGGTCAGGTGCTCATGTTCCTGTCATTAATCGTGGGGCTCTGTGGGAACGCTGGCGGCGTTTATGCCATGAGGAACGTCTACTTTGGGATGGCGAAGGACTCTCCAACACGCCTGGCGTTCGTCACCACGGGTGTGCTGTGCCTGATagctgcagtgatgtcacttgtACCTCTCCTGTGGAACCTGAGCTCGGTGGTGACCAATCAGACCATCAAGTTCCCCCCGAAGTTCAAAATGCCGCAGACGCCTGACTCTCAACACGTGGGGTGCGGCATCGGGGTGGGGATGGTGGGTGCGGTCCTGATGGTCGTCTCTGGGGTCATCTTCTGTATGTACAGGTTACCAGTGAGGTCACAGCACCTGGACGGGTCACAGCCAGGGACTGACGGCGGGGGGGCGCAGGGAAAACACAACCCAGCGTTTGCTGACGGCGGGGGGGCGCAGGGAAAACACAACCCAGCGTTTGATTCTCACGAAAGCTTGTGA